Sequence from the Zeugodacus cucurbitae isolate PBARC_wt_2022May chromosome 5, idZeuCucr1.2, whole genome shotgun sequence genome:
ttgTAGTCGCCGCCGTCATACGTAATATTGGGCTGAACTATTGGCAATCCGATCTCTTTGCCGTGTTTAAGATGATGTTCTCTGCCATGTAGGTGGCCATAGGCGTTTGCGAGGAATGCCAGTAGCGGCACAAGATGGTAGTAAATATGCAAAAGTTGCAGTGGAATCTGCATTGCCGtctattttttttacacaatttctatttttatagtaccaaaatatgaataaaaataatacaagtttATGCCATCTCGAGTGATTATTTTATGTCAGTAGAGAAaactaaatcaaatatttacatacagatatgaaaaacagaacaaaaacaGAGTGTGATCTTGGTCTGTTCGATTGGGATTCGAGGTGAAATATTCTTAAATCACATTACTAGTCAATTCACCATACCTCTGCCGACTCAATTACCGTGGAAAGCTCATTCTGAAATCATCATCTTCGGATATTTTTAGTAAGTGAATTTAAAAGAAACAAGTGaggaagggataagttcgggtgaaaGCGAAGGTTTTATACCCtctttatatgtaatatatgagggctgaggtaattcctgaaccgacttctctcattttcaacaccaaggcacactatatccaagactatacaatcacttaatttggctaagatatataACACctatatatgcggtataaagcccaccggaagtGTGATAATCCCAATATAAGGTATGGGAGCTAGAGGAtgatatgacccgattttaaccattttatgtacagagacacactatttgaagaaaaggattccctctgaattacattaaaatatctgagagacttgccGAGATTTTCGGTAAAATCTTAACCTTAGGCCCTGAgtccttcatgttcgatatcggggccttgaaaacttatagttcgatttcgacattttttccaCAAATAGTTCCACAattcaaatactgtatttgtgtttaaaaaagttttattccgctatctcgaaatgtatatattataaagtgaacttatctgatggaattcaaaattctattatatgggaagtaggcgtggttgtgaaccgatttcacccatatcAGTGTGTCCATATTCGCCCATATCAGTTTCTGAGGTATGGTTATCAAatattactttcataactttatttatggcttagttatgacactttataggtttttcgttttcgccattttgtgggcgtggcaattgtGCGACATCGCCCATTGTCCAGCAACCCTCTCACAGCaaccaagatatcttaatttttactcaagtaatccgttgcacggacagacgaacgttcggatttcaaatctatcaCCATAAACACTTTGGTTTAGTTTaataacttacaaacaaccgttttgtgaacaaaactataatactctcttcgcaagtttgttgcgagagtataaaaataaatttaattaaaccgtGAAGACGGTTTCAAATCGAGGGCATATGTCAAAATTGATCTATGTAGGTATATAGATACATTTCAATTAAAGATATATGAACATAGGATGTACCAAAAGAACTGAAGTGACTTCAGTATTTTCACCACTTCTGCACCGCTTGCTACTTTGATCCAGTTACGATGATGAAATACACTTGTAAATACCGTTGGTTTCTTGACTGTTCCACAATATGAGCTCCATGAAACGACGCCGGCCACTTGACCACGGCAAATTAATGGACCACCAGAATCGCCCCGACATGTGTTCACATCCCATGTGTTTGGTCTACCGGCACAAATCATTGTCTCATCAAATACATCTGGATAAAATTTTTGGCAATATTCATATGAAAATACCGTTACATTGGCATGTATAGAATATGCTGAGTAGGGACCACGCTATACCAATGAAAAAGCATGGTATTAATTCCAAACACCTGTGTGAAATATAAGAAAGTATACACACATAGAAGACTTGACCCCAACCCAAGATGGTGCATTGAGTTCCATTTGGTATAATACGATCAGCCAAGGGAATTACTTTGATATAATCATTGTCGTCGGGAAAACTTCCATCCAGACGCAATAATGCTATATCGTGAGCACCTTCTCGTACAAATTCATGATGAGGTATCACATCGAGTATTTTCATTTCAACCGTTGTTATGTACTTCAGCAAACGATGCGGCGCCCCAGCGACTACCATAAGACGATGATCACGCGTAACAATCTTGCGACGACTAAAATTTGTGGTGTGatcaaatttcatcaataataataacatatgcAATATTCAAAGTACAAATTATTATTGGTGAAACTCACTCGACAACACAATGCGCTGCCGTCAATACTAAATTGTCCGATATAATTGAACCCGCACAAAAGTGATTATCTCCGAAGTACGCGGTCGCTCGAGCGGTGCGCACAGATACAACGTGTCTATAAAATTCGGACCTATGATTTTGTACACCGCCCGCAATAAGCATTCTGTAGTCTCCGCGCTCTCTTGACAAATTAGAATGGTTTATTGGTAATTTCAACTTTTTACTTTGTTTGTGATGGTGATGGTCGTTATGGTCGTGATGACTGTTGACGCTCGTAAGACTGTAGACATATTGCACGAATAGCAAAAATGATGCAATGCAATATAGTATAGACGTAAATCGAAGAAATATCGACATCGTTGcccgaaaatatttcttatttatattatatcgttaaagaaaaagagaaaatgaaatttcgtACAAGTAAATTGTCAATTTTTCGAAAGAATTGGATTGGTACACAGTAGGGGAACAAAAAGATGAACATGAAATCCGAAAataattgatattgatattgaaattgatattgatactgatattgatattgaaattgatattgatattgatattgatattgatattggtattgatattgatattgatattgatattgatattgatattgatattgatattgatattgatattgatattgatattgatattgatattgatattgatattgatattgatattgatattgatattgatattgatatcgatattgatattgatatcgatattgatattgatatcgatattgatattgatattgatattgatattgatattgatattgatattgatattgatattgatattgatattgatattgatattgatattgatattgatattgatattattttttatttaagatatatttgcaataatttcttacagcaaatagcaaaatacaagatatattatcattaaaattttgaattcgatTAGTACCGATAAACTGCATTGCCCTTCCATAGCTGCTTTTATCCATTCCCTATTATGATATAGATCAGTGTATAGACTTGGCACATCCAGCTGACCGCAGCCAAGAGTCCAGGAGACAACCGCTACCAGCTTATCGTTGCAAATAAGTGGACCACCGGAATCGCCGCTGCATGGATCGTGATCGTACTTATCCTTATCGCCAGCGCATAGATCCCCCGGTGTGTAACGCGGATGAGCCTTTTGACATTGCTCCTCGCTATAGAGTAACAAGTCAACTTGCGAAATCATGGCCGCATACGGTCCATTCTGCGCACCAAGCAAGCAATAGAcagtaaatactaaataataaatcaaataaacctATATTGAAAAACCAACAACTTACATTGTAAAGTCTTCCCCAACCGAGAACTATACAACGACTACCATATGGCGGTGGTTCAGTCGGTAGCGCCATAATTTGTACGCGTGCATTTAACACAAGAGGTGACATCAACCGAATCAGTCCTATATCATTTGTGCCGTACAGCGTAAAATTCAGATTTACAACAACTCTATCAACGGCCATTAGTCGCGTAGTTGGACTACGTCTTATGCGATTCATGGTGCCAATTACAGCAATTATTGTGCGTGGACGTCGCGGAAGTTTCGTAATACTGTGCACAGAAGAAAATGAAATCGCTAAATAGTGACAGTTATTAATGACATGGCATAGAATTTACATACTAGACCAAACACTGCGCCGATGAGACTATCCAACGGTAACTAATAATGACGCCGGCGCAATAATGATTATCACCGAAATATTTGGTGGCGGTGCGTAGCCGTAGTGAGACCATGAAACGAGTATAGTTCAGCAATTCCGGTACGCGGAGACCACCGGCTACGAGAAATCTATAATCTCCCTTCTGTGCTGTTAAATTTTTAGCCGAGGCACTAGATAGTTGTGTTAATTGCAATAATACGAACACAATCAATAACACATTCACCTTGGACATTACGCcgaatatattatttgaaatcagtttttttttcttcaacagATAGATATATCTGCTgtgtatatattgaaaaaaaattacaaaagtcaatatttctttatagtTTTTCGTAAgtcaaaaagtattattttgaaTAGTTTAGTGTTCCAAAACGaaaaaatgtgatttatttAACATCCTCCTTTTGGTTCCGTATGACTGGGACCCATTTGAAAAACTCGTTTTGCGGCGATCTCCATGACGACGGTAGCCATTTATTCGACTTAAATAAACCTACCGCCTGGGGACTGACTTCTCCAAGTTAGGAAACAAAACGAACTCATCCGAAACCAAATCTATCAGTGTCTTTTGACCATTTTTCATTCTACGGGTAACCGATCAATGACACTAACAGCAGTGCACCTTTCAGCAACCTCCATTTGTCAAGGCACCTGTGTGTGTGGCTCATCAAAAACCGAGATGCGACCGCATTAAAACTCGTTAATGGAATCTTTGATGCTCGTCATTAGAGGAAAAAAATCAGACCCATCCGAGTGAGCATAAAGCTGTGTATGTCCCGGCTAAGGACCTCAGTATTGACAAACCAATACGAGTAAGATGTGACATTGTGCCCCAGACGAAGACGGTACAACATCATGGAGACTGTATGTCGGAACTAGGGGATACGATCAAGCTAATGCAGTATTCTACCAACAACATGAGAGATCCTCTCAGCATGATAGTAAAGCTTCTAACTTCATAATTGCTCAGCAGGAGCACATTGCAAACAAGGTATTCCCGCTATGCCAGCGAATGTGAAAACAAACCGAAGAGGTTCCGTAATGAAACACAGGCGAAGAAATTCACCCATAAGGAAGTGATTAATAAAAAGTCGAAAAATAGCACACCTTTTAACCTTGAGGACGGAGTCGGAGACTTACTCCTCGTCACATTTAATAAGATCTGAtgctatacaatttattttaaataatttcaacttATGTCAAAGTTATTGATTTCTTAAATCGGTTAGTAAACGatagttattgttattaatattaacaAAACCACATCAACAAAAATGTCATGGTCAATATATCTCAAAATTACACCTGAGAGCCAACATTAGCTACATGTTTATCTGCATAGATATTTAGATGCACTTATACAGTCTCTTGCCCCAAACGATGCAGCAAAACTTCATAATTGCTTCAACACTCGTTTGTGTACAAGTACTTGACGGTGTCCTTGCAACATGAGAGCTAGTACATTATTTACATAGGgatatgtgtgtttttgtagtGCTGCATTTTCTGACAGTTTATGCAAAATTCGCCCCCAAAATGgcaatttgcaaatttaatgGTGTAAACAAATTCAATCAATGCATGTAAACAATGACAGGCACCAGGCAAAAACACTGCCACTGCGCCAGTGCCAGCAATAACGTcaacaatatacaacaacaacaaagcgagtAGTGAGTGAAGGAGTAACCAACAATAAAAACGAAACGGAAACGGAAGTGCAAGTGCAAGGCAAGAAACCGCAACGATGCAAGTATGACCATtatccacacacaaacacacacacttatacacattgCAACATACTGGCACTCTCTGTGTGGTACAAAGTATTTGCTATGACGTAGACAGTGCGCGACATGTGATTAAGAGCACTTCATTTAatgatataatatttattaattatttgaaatttcagaATTAAAAAGTAGTACACTTTATAGTTTCCTATCTTTCAGACAAGTATTTCTCCTCATAACTAGCCTACAGTTTTCAAGATATTCTCCATATTTTAAACCTTCTAAAAATCCCAAAAGAAACGGTTGGATCTAAGCCATCAAAGGTCGAGTTAAAATAAATCATGTACGTAGTCGATGATTACCTGCCGAACACAAAAGTTTTCGCTTGACATTGTCGTAACTGACCCGCTTTTCTTAACCAGTCGCTTCAGAAATGGAGCGATTCGATAAAAAGTTCTACCATGACTGAGTAGAGGAAAAGCCCTCTCTCGGCAGAATCTTGCTCTCGAGTAAAAATCTATAAATCGCACATCAATGCCAACATCGGCAATAATGGCACCATTACTGTTTCTATATCTACagcgtgtgttcaaaaaataacgggaattttcgatttttggaaAAAGTATTTATTCACTAGTCTATATTAATGTAGTTGTCTTTAAAATAGAAAACTTCTAccaattgtcgaaacacttctgAAACTCAACTTTTGGGTTAGCATTTTGCCCTTTCAGCAATTTGTAGTATACTTGTAAAATGACGGCCCTTTAGGGTTCtctttattatttgaaaaattaaaaagtcacTCAGAGCCAattctggcgaatatggaggctggttacagtattgtttttgaccagaaattcacgaacaagcaacgaagtgtgagcttttgaCAAACGGAAATCGTCATACATAACAAGAGATTAGGTTCCAAGTTCCGGGGATATTCACCGTATAAAATAGAACTAAAGTTAAAAGATTTGTAATAACTTCGGCTAAACAACTGTCGCACACTGTATAATTcctatataaacatacatattaatccctaaaatatacacacatatactcaAATGCATATGGAGCATACTGCAAAACTTTTACCCCTGCTGACACCTCTCCAATGCAGTAAGTGGTGCGGGGCCACAATCAGTGTTGTGGCATCAGTCTGGGTTGCAATAGTTAAATGGTCGATCAATCGTTATTGTTATTCACCTACTCCCCTACCACTTGCTCCACCTCTGATCCGCATTGCATGTGAAAACGTCCAGCTGTTGGTTGGGCTTTATTTTCTTGCTGTTGATTGTTTATCTGTTTGTGCCGAGACAAACCGATTTGAGAAGCGCAAACTGTAAATGGGGGCAAGAGGAATTGTCAGGGACTAGCGCAGAGGTATGTTCACATATGTGATTTCACTTGCTACGAATGCTTAACGCGTTGAGACTTTCATGCAAATGTagcaaaaacttacaaaatATTCTCTCAGtgcgcatatttatatatgagtgCTGGtgctataaaaacaaaaaagcgcaccagaatgttattctttcacttTGCTTGACATTC
This genomic interval carries:
- the LOC105212251 gene encoding putative trypsin-6 yields the protein MSKVNVLLIVFVLLQLTQLSSASAKNLTAQKGDYRFLVAGGLRVPELLNYTRFMVSLRLRTATKYFGDNHYCAGVIISYRWIVSSAQCLVYITKLPRRPRTIIAVIGTMNRIRRSPTTRLMAVDRVVVNLNFTLYGTNDIGLIRLMSPLVLNARVQIMALPTEPPPYGSRCIVLGWGRLYNNGPYAAMISQVDLLLYSEEQCQKAHPRYTPGDLCAGDKDKYDHDPCSGDSGGPLICNDKLVAVVSWTLGCGQLDVPSLYTDLYHNREWIKAAMEGQCSLSVLIEFKILMIIYLVFCYLL
- the LOC105212199 gene encoding trypsin-3-like, translated to MSIFLRFTSILYCIASFLLFVQYVYSLTSVNSHHDHNDHHHHKQSKKLKLPINHSNLSRERGDYRMLIAGGVQNHRSEFYRHVVSVRTARATAYFGDNHFCAGSIISDNLVLTAAHCVVDRRKIVTRDHRLMVVAGAPHRLLKYITTVEMKILDVIPHHEFVREGAHDIALLRLDGSFPDDNDYIKVIPLADRIIPNGTQCTILGWGQVFYRGPYSAYSIHANVTVFSYEYCQKFYPDVFDETMICAGRPNTWDVNTCRGDSGGPLICRGQVAGVVSWSSYCGTVKKPTVFTSVFHHRNWIKVASGAEVVKILKSLQFFWYILCSYIFN